Proteins encoded together in one Fibrobacter sp. UWH4 window:
- a CDS encoding phosphatase PAP2 family protein — translation MRFFKRSLIVGILLLTGFAQASEAERPTYKLSLENDLPATLAAGGMFGIGMFLYSRMDTPETLKDKNDLLPWDKPLAGRYSETADKASDIGSVLAVAPLAIGGIAWYNGNSTGAEFATFTVMFLQAVGIGNGINVAMRSLEIWPRPYMYAPSTSSGTEAGKEKAEKAKPEAYGSFFSGHATAAFTVATFTDEWFRTTYPNSPYKGIVRATAYSLAGLESMLRVAAGKHYLTDVIVGALVGTGVSIGILELHRDRNENFSVWAGPGVAGITFRI, via the coding sequence ATGCGTTTTTTCAAAAGGTCACTGATTGTAGGCATTCTGCTCCTGACTGGTTTCGCCCAGGCTTCCGAAGCAGAACGCCCTACATACAAACTGAGCCTAGAAAACGATTTACCGGCGACCTTGGCCGCAGGCGGTATGTTCGGGATAGGGATGTTCCTTTATTCCCGCATGGATACCCCCGAAACCCTGAAAGACAAAAACGACCTTTTGCCCTGGGACAAGCCCCTGGCCGGCCGCTACAGCGAAACCGCCGACAAGGCCAGCGACATCGGTTCCGTTTTGGCCGTTGCTCCGCTAGCGATAGGGGGAATCGCCTGGTACAACGGAAACTCTACCGGAGCTGAATTCGCCACCTTTACCGTGATGTTTTTGCAGGCCGTCGGTATCGGGAACGGGATCAACGTGGCCATGCGTTCGCTCGAAATCTGGCCACGCCCCTACATGTACGCCCCTTCGACAAGTTCGGGGACCGAAGCCGGCAAGGAAAAAGCCGAAAAAGCAAAGCCGGAAGCCTACGGGTCGTTCTTTTCGGGGCATGCCACCGCCGCCTTTACCGTCGCCACTTTTACCGACGAATGGTTCAGGACAACTTACCCGAATTCACCATACAAAGGAATCGTGAGAGCAACCGCCTACTCTCTTGCCGGCCTCGAAAGCATGTTGCGAGTCGCCGCCGGTAAACATTACTTAACCGATGTCATCGTAGGAGCACTCGTGGGAACGGGTGTGAGCATCGGAATCCTGGAATTGCACCGGGACCGTAACGAAAACTTTTCAGTTTGGGCCGGTCCGGGTGTAGCGGGAATCACATTTCGTATATAA
- a CDS encoding HAD-IIA family hydrolase — protein MQKRCPVKAVVFDLDGTLYLSGRPYPKAVKTVCRVAKQVPVYYLSNNTSKSPVFYENRLKVMGLPLTDDAIISALYLSLDAIHEEGIKNVFFFANPEVTEWFAAQDPTLNLRPDVADTELVLIAYHNSFDYRELCELSFRVQRKIPFWVTHTDFVCPDANGPVPDIGSFMALLKTAYGVEPERSFGKPNPAMLSGLLKKFKPEEILFVGDRLYTDFELAKRSGCRFVLPLCGETKQQDLDKLIDKPEIVVDMVSDIDFESFFKGEI, from the coding sequence ATGCAAAAGCGTTGCCCCGTAAAAGCCGTCGTATTCGATCTCGATGGAACCCTTTACCTGAGTGGCCGCCCTTACCCGAAGGCGGTCAAGACGGTTTGCCGCGTGGCAAAGCAGGTGCCAGTCTACTACTTGAGCAACAATACCAGCAAGTCGCCGGTCTTCTACGAAAACCGCCTCAAGGTCATGGGACTCCCGCTCACCGACGATGCCATTATCTCGGCGCTGTACCTGTCGCTCGATGCCATCCATGAAGAAGGCATCAAGAATGTATTCTTCTTTGCAAACCCCGAAGTCACGGAATGGTTTGCCGCGCAAGACCCGACGCTCAACCTGCGCCCGGACGTTGCCGATACCGAACTCGTGCTGATTGCCTACCATAACAGCTTCGACTACCGCGAACTTTGCGAACTCTCGTTCCGCGTGCAGCGCAAGATTCCGTTCTGGGTCACGCACACCGACTTTGTCTGCCCCGATGCCAACGGCCCTGTGCCGGACATCGGAAGTTTCATGGCGCTCCTCAAGACCGCTTACGGCGTAGAACCGGAACGCAGCTTCGGCAAGCCGAACCCTGCCATGCTATCGGGTCTTTTGAAAAAGTTTAAGCCCGAAGAGATTTTGTTTGTGGGCGACCGCCTGTATACCGACTTTGAACTCGCCAAGCGCAGCGGTTGTCGCTTTGTGCTTCCGCTCTGCGGCGAAACCAAACAGCAGGATTTGGATAAGTTGATTGACAAACCCGAGATTGTCGTCGATATGGTAAGTGATATAGACTTTGAATCCTTCTTCAAGGGTGAAATCTGA
- a CDS encoding 16S rRNA (uracil(1498)-N(3))-methyltransferase, translated as MKTPDSRFYCPLISVGTITLDENESSHAVRVCRACAGDTLQLSDGVGHYADALIEVADAKACQVRVDTVIEAERARPKVSLGIACLKDDALEEVVFHAAQTEIDKIIFLRTDFSQEPKNSDLKKTVRRAELKSLVSLKQSKKAWMTAIEGPIEFDKWLESYKGDLILCDIDGERQLNLSGTDNASASDGSGANESSNENVTPITLLVGPEGGFSPREIEAIKAFQNGKVHLLNLGNTRLRARTAAIIALGKIL; from the coding sequence ATGAAGACTCCTGATAGCCGCTTTTATTGCCCGCTGATTTCAGTCGGCACCATTACCCTTGACGAGAACGAGAGCAGCCACGCCGTGCGCGTGTGCAGGGCGTGCGCAGGCGACACTTTGCAGCTGTCCGATGGCGTGGGGCATTACGCGGATGCGCTCATCGAGGTGGCCGACGCCAAGGCATGCCAGGTGCGAGTCGATACGGTAATCGAGGCGGAGAGAGCGCGGCCCAAGGTGTCGCTCGGGATTGCATGCCTCAAGGACGACGCCTTGGAAGAAGTCGTATTCCATGCGGCTCAGACCGAAATAGACAAGATTATCTTCTTGCGCACGGACTTTTCACAGGAGCCCAAGAACTCCGACTTGAAAAAGACCGTGCGCCGCGCCGAGCTCAAGAGCCTCGTGAGCCTCAAGCAATCGAAGAAAGCCTGGATGACCGCAATCGAAGGCCCCATCGAATTCGACAAGTGGCTCGAATCCTATAAAGGCGACTTGATTCTCTGCGACATTGACGGAGAACGCCAGCTGAATTTAAGCGGCACGGACAACGCTTCGGCTAGCGACGGCTCGGGCGCAAACGAGAGCTCCAATGAAAACGTAACGCCGATTACTTTGTTAGTAGGCCCCGAAGGTGGATTCTCGCCACGCGAAATAGAAGCAATAAAGGCCTTCCAAAACGGGAAGGTCCACTTGCTGAATCTCGGCAACACGCGCCTGCGTGCGCGCACTGCCGCGATTATTGCTTTAGGAAAAATACTGTAA
- a CDS encoding FISUMP domain-containing protein translates to MFGINFNRLVAAAAVMAFCCGTSFAAGPKMGLHKVAKISAKKSHMTHSSKKAKIEPIEQNLSEEELFAIALESKNISKDGNTLTDKRDGKTYKVEIKGDKAWMKNNLAFSLSTPKQCLLEDEGNCKKFGRFYSHKEATKACPNGWHLPNDGEWRDYQKDQSKLDWNNLGKGGCKDWDGYCEGDNTGHYWSASKVKKNTARSWEFRSVAHSINRTDESLSKGLYVRCVADLR, encoded by the coding sequence ATGTTTGGAATTAACTTCAATCGACTGGTCGCTGCGGCTGCCGTTATGGCATTCTGTTGCGGCACGTCCTTCGCCGCAGGTCCCAAGATGGGCCTGCACAAGGTCGCCAAGATTTCTGCCAAGAAATCCCACATGACACACTCCAGCAAGAAAGCGAAGATTGAACCAATCGAACAGAACCTTTCCGAAGAAGAACTTTTCGCCATTGCTCTCGAAAGCAAGAACATTTCCAAAGACGGCAACACGCTGACCGACAAGCGCGACGGCAAGACCTACAAGGTCGAAATCAAGGGCGACAAGGCATGGATGAAGAACAACCTCGCCTTCAGCCTTTCTACTCCCAAACAGTGCCTGCTCGAAGACGAAGGCAACTGCAAAAAATTCGGACGTTTCTACAGCCACAAAGAGGCCACCAAGGCATGCCCCAACGGTTGGCACCTTCCCAACGACGGTGAATGGCGCGACTACCAGAAAGACCAGTCCAAGCTCGACTGGAACAACCTGGGTAAGGGTGGCTGCAAGGACTGGGATGGCTACTGCGAAGGCGACAATACCGGTCACTACTGGTCCGCCTCCAAGGTGAAAAAGAACACCGCCCGTTCCTGGGAATTCCGTAGCGTCGCCCACAGCATCAACCGCACCGACGAAAGTCTCTCCAAGGGTCTCTACGTACGCTGCGTGGCAGACCTCCGCTAA